The Moorella glycerini genomic interval ATACGAATAGTTGTTGAAGTAGTTTTCACATTAATATCCGGTAAATCCACACCAGGAGGCCAGAACCGCTTAAATAATGGGTGAAATGCCGTTCTCCAAACAAAATAGCCACCCGGTAGTAACCTATGAGTACGAACACAATCAATTATCCTTTGATATTCACTATCATTCCATGTGACAAATTCCCCATATCGCCGTTTTTTAAATACTAAAGCAATGTTACAATACCAAAAAGGATCTGCATTACAACTGGTCCACATTAGTGCTTCTTTAATCCTAGGTTCAATGGTACTATCTATACGTTGTTCAGCTATTTTTAACATTTCTTCCCAGGAAGGTAGGACTAACTCTGTTCCTTTGCGAATAAAATGGACCAATAAGTTTATTTTTTTCATTGAATAATAATGGTCTTTCGATCTTGTCGGGATCTATGCGAATTAAAAGGACGCTTTTTTCACTCTCCAACCCTGAGATATGGAGTATCTCAGGAATCCATTTAGGCGTAGTTAAATTGAAACATCTAGCTTCTATACTTTGTTTTAAGCTATTGGCTTCTTTTAACGGTATCCCTTCAATGCCACCCGCATAGTCTCTCCGGCCGCCAGTATCTTTTTCTTCTACAACACCAATGAAAATCAAACCTCCATCGGTGTTTGCCATCGCCACTATTCTTTGGACAAGTTTTTCTACATCAAATTTATCATGCCATCTTTTATACTCTACCCGGTCATTTTCTGATGAACCCAAACAAAACTGTTTCACGTCTTCAATAGTAATTTCTTGTTCTGGATAATAAAGCAGTTTAACAAAAAGCCGCTCATTCATTTTAATCACCTAACTCGGATTGACATTACTCATCTTCTTCAAATCCATAGTCCTTAAATTTCAACGTACGGCAGTTTTCCGTAACTGTCCTAATTACATTCTCCGGTAACCCTTCCGGCATTTCAGCTTGTATCTCCAGGGTTACTGTTACCCTGGCCCCCATAATAGTGGTAAGGTGCTGCACTACTTCTTCGGCAATCCTACCTGCATCACGGCCTATACGAGTACTGTCAAGCTGGACTGTAGCATAAAACCTGGCCTGTTTCTTTTTTTCCGGCTCATTTGGGGGCGGTGTTACAGGGACCTCCTTTCCTCCCGGCCACATAACCGGTCCCAAAGTGGAGGCTCCGTATGTTGGCCTGGATCCATCTCTTATACTTTCTTCCTGCGGTACTTTTATAGTAGAACTGGCTAACTGCCTGGCCGCTACTTCCGGTTTCACCAGGAAATCGTTTAATTCGGGGTTGATTTTTCCATCCCCCAGGCTAAGGCCCAGGTATTTGCCTTCATCGGTTACACCTTTAGCATAGGCAAAATATTCCTGGGACCCCAACCCTTCCTTTATCGCCGCCAAAAGAACGCTTTCATCGCGGAGCCTGGGCAAATAGCAATAACTGCACAGGCAGTCCCAGAGTTTTTTAATGGCAATATAGTCTAGTTCCCGCCACAGCCAGCGGTCCAGTTCCATGCGCAGCAGAGCCGGTGACCACTTGAGGATAAGCTGTTCGGTAGTACGCATCCGTTTAGCAGCCTTCACAATATGACTTTCCGTACCACCGCTAATCCTTGTTGCCTCCCACTCGATGGGATTGGTTCCATCTTGCGTTGGCACCAGCAACCAGCAGTAGGCCTCTTTCACCCGCAGGTCGACAGTTTCGTCGCTTCGTTTTAAACTCTCGCTGGCCTGGCGGCGCTGGTAAGCATCCAGGTTCAGAGCTTCAGTATCATCAACCACAGACTTCCAGGCCAGATACCGGCGCGTTTCCTGTTCCAGGCTTTGAAGATAGTCCCTGTCGGGAGCAACGAAGGCCAGCATATTACGGTAAAGCCGCGGGGAGCTGCCACGGTTGTACAAAATCTCTTCAGCAGTCGCTATGGCTTTGCTGTCCACTTGCCCTGCTTTATGACTATAAGCTGGTCCCAGCACCACCAGGCGGGCACCCTGATCGTCGGGTACATCTAGGGACGAACTGACGCAGCTATGTACTCCCTGAAAATCAGCTCGTTCTTTAAATCCTTTTAAACGGCGCTCAATTTCCAGTTCCAGTTCATCGTGTGATATTTGCTGGGCACGATCTTCTACAGTTCGCCTTAAGTTTGGCGGCAAGTCATACCAGTAGCGTTGATTGCTGGTGTATAAATGAATAAGTTTGTCTTCCATCCGGCCCAGGGCGTCATTAAAGACGGCAATCTGCTCACCTGGCTGGACTACACCCAGACGAATACGGATATCTTCAATACCCCGCACCCTTTGCTCTCTTACAGAAGGAGCGCTTCCCAGGAATATGGTGCGGGCAACCCTGCGGGCAGCCATGTAACGGCCAAACCTTGGGTTCTGGGCATCTATTTCATAGGGAATTGAACGGGGACCATCTATATCCTCTTCAATGACCGAGTTCCAGCCTTCCGGCAGGTAACGGGTAAGTTCTTCCCGGACGGTGACGGTATCAATAGGGATTGAACCTGGCATAATCAATAAACTGGCATCCTGGCGGATCCACAGGTCATGGATAGCTGCTGCCATTAGGCGCAGCACGCCGCGGGTCTTCTGGAAACGCTCCAGGGTAGCCCAATCATTGTACAGGCGATCAAAAACCTCGGGGTGGATGGGGTAACAGGACTTAAGGCGCTCAAAGTAGGCCAACTCCTTGCACTCGGAAGGGAAATCGGTACCGCTTTCCCGGTACATTTCGCTGAAGGCCCGGCAGACTTCATTCATGGCCGCTTTATCCTGCACGGGCAGGAATAACCTGCGCCTCACAATCTCGAAACCTTCTTCGGCTCCCACAGGTTTCCAGATAGATTCCATTCTCCCAAAGGTATGCTCGATGACCTCTAAAGCAATCTTGCCGGCCTCACCGCCAATTTCAATATCGGATTCCGGTATGGAGGCCACTACCAGGCTGTTCTTACTCCTGCGGGCTGCCTCTGTAAGTTCCTGGACAAAGGTCAGGACGGCCTCAAAGCTCCCGGAAACAAGGCCGCTAACTCCGTAAATCTTCCTGGCGTAGGCCACCAGTTCGTCGATTAATACCAGGCATGGACCGCAGGCATCGAATAGCTCGGCCAGGGTTTCCGAACCCGGGGGTACCGAAGCCTTATCAGCATCGCGAATAAGGTCGTACAGTTTGGGGTTACCTGCATGTTCCGCCAGTTGAGCCGCCATTTCTCCCCACAGGGTGCGGATGGTGATCCCCGGGAAATTAACCGGGCGACGCACTTTAGAAGGATTTAAGGATGTCCCGACCAGCACTGCGACATTAGTTTTGGGACATTCCGAAACGCCAGCTTCTATAAGTACCTTTTCTACGTTAGGAATTTTGCTAAATGGCACCTGCCCCCGGAGTAAATGGTAAAGGGCCAGCATACTGTGGGTTTTACCACCGCCAAAAGCTGTCTTGAGCTGGATTACCGGCTCGCCCCCAAGACCGCTAACACGACGAATGGCCTGGACCAGAAGGCCCTTCATGCCTTCCGTAATATATGTGCGGCCAAAGAATTCCACCGGGTCTTGATACTCAATCTGGGCCGTTCCCCTTACTACCTGGGATAAATCGGCGGCAAATTCCGCCTGGCGGTAGCGCCCCTGGGCCACATCCGGGTGCGGTTCTATCACCAACCGCCAGGGTAATAGCCCCTGCCGCGGGGAGTTAACCAGTACACCAGTTTTTTGAGAAAGCCCGTTATTAGTTCCACCGGTCCTTATACTCGTAGAAGCCCCGTTGGTTCCATAACGTATCTGGCGTACCATTTCCCGGATGGCTTCTGTATTTTCCGCATCAATCTGCTCCAGGAGGCGGGCCATAGTATCCAGCGCCCGCCAGGCGTCCTCATCGGAAACCTCTCCCCCGCCTTTATGCGCCCACTTATTGCGGGTAGTTATCAGCTCTTTAATCCAGTTGCGGTGTTCCCGGCTGAGCTGGTATTTAAAAATGTCGTCCCAGTGGACATCTAACAGGATCAAGGACCGGGCTGCATCAAGGGAGTCAACGAGTTCCCCCCACTCCCCTTCAGCAGGCAGATCTCTCCGCTGATGATCCAGGAGTTTGCCTAATACTCCCTCCTGCCACCAGTACATGCCGTATTTCCGTTGAATATGCTGGCAAACGTAGGGCGCTAACACCTCGGTTAACAACTGAAAGCCCCTGGTTATGAGTTGATAGTTATCCGCCATCCTGCAAATTCCCCCTTTACCAGAACCTTGCCGAAAGCTATCACCTAAAGAGATTTAACTGCTCCGCGGGTGACGCGGCGAATTCAGCGACTTTATTCTGGATGTCCGGCCAGGAAACAACCAGGGTATTATAGGCCAGAGCCTCTTCAGTCCAGCCATTCCGTTCAGAAATAGTATACAGGCGGTAAGCCAGGGATTTGGCAGCCTCGCTGCGTTCGCTTCCCATCTGGTGGGCTAATCTGGCTGCTGCTATTTCTCCGGCGGTATTCAGCAGCCTTACTAGGTACTGGGCACAGAGCCAGACGCACTCTCCCTTTTCCGAACTCCACTCAGGGGCAATCTCTTCCCGCTTTAGCAAGCGTACTTTTCCTTTCACGGCCTCCAGCATCCCTTTTTCCTGAAGCCTTTCCACTACCGTATTTTTAGCGCGGGCCAGGATGTCGGCGGTGCCATAGTCGGCCTCCTTCAGGCCAAACTGTTCAAACCAAGCAATGCAGAAACGGGTATCCGGGTCAAGCTCGCCTTCCTGGGCGGCAAAATAGGCGTCCAGCTCCTGGTTGATAATCTGCAGGGCCGTCCGTACGGGCATCGGTTCGCCGTTGGCCTCCAGCACTTTTTCATAGCGGGAAAAGATGGCCATTCCCGGGCCAATGGCGGCCTGGGCCAGGTCAACCGGCGCTATGTTACCCTGCTGGAGTTTTTTCAGGGCCGCCGGCAACTCATTACGAAGCAACCTGGTAAATTCTCTCCGGGTAATAATCCCGGCCTCTGGGGAACGGGGGCGGCAGACGAGGACGATAGATGAAGCCAGGGCATTGGTACCGTTAGCCACAGGCCGGTTACTCATTTCGCTCCGCATGGGCCAGGTACCGAAGATGGTAAAACCAGCCCCAATTAGACCATTGAGCATCGTTTCCCAGCCGGTAGAAGCAACCACTTCATCATCATTTTCATCTTCTTCCCCTTCGCTCTGTTTAAAGGCGTAGTAGACGGTAAGGGGATAGTCGGGATTAGCTTTCTCCCGGATGCGGTTAAAGGCTTTTCCCAAACCTGCTTCAAAGAATTCTTTAGCTTTTTCTCTGTTACCGTCAAAACGGTATGGGGTGGCTACCAGCTCCTGGGCTTTAGGAACCATTAAGGTGCTAAATATTTCCGGATAGATACTTCCAATAGACCTTCTCAACCATATATAGAAAAAATCCGAGAGGTCAGCATAGCTGATATTGTTATAGTAGGGTGGGTCAGTAGAAATAAGGGCTTGCGCAACACCGTTTACGCAGGAAGTGGCGTCGCGTTGGATGGCTTTACCTATATTATAAGTTGGAGCACGCTCTACTACTTTAGTAATCCATTCTGAGGCACCCAAGAAGTTTCCTGTTGAGTTGCTGAAGGGATTGGCTTCCGCGAAATCCCAGGTCATAGGTATAGCCTGGCGGGCAAATGTGTTCCTTATGGTTTCCCTGCCAGAATGCCAACTGCAAATAGATGACCAATAGTCAGCAGACCTATCTACAGTTAACGCAAGATATGTAGCTACCGCTTCAGTATATGCCCTGGCGCCGGTGCCTCCTTCATCCAGGGTTTTGTTGTCAGCAGCATAACCTGCCGCTATGGCATGTTGATAAACAAGCTCTTTTACTTCATCTAACAAATCGCTAAAGGTAATGAGGGCGGTAAGTTGGCGGGGTGTAAAAAGGTCAGAAAAGGTTTTCATGCCATAGTTAGGTGTTTTAAAATCCCGGGGATTATTTGGTAAATCCGCCTCA includes:
- a CDS encoding DUF499 domain-containing protein, translated to MADNYQLITRGFQLLTEVLAPYVCQHIQRKYGMYWWQEGVLGKLLDHQRRDLPAEGEWGELVDSLDAARSLILLDVHWDDIFKYQLSREHRNWIKELITTRNKWAHKGGGEVSDEDAWRALDTMARLLEQIDAENTEAIREMVRQIRYGTNGASTSIRTGGTNNGLSQKTGVLVNSPRQGLLPWRLVIEPHPDVAQGRYRQAEFAADLSQVVRGTAQIEYQDPVEFFGRTYITEGMKGLLVQAIRRVSGLGGEPVIQLKTAFGGGKTHSMLALYHLLRGQVPFSKIPNVEKVLIEAGVSECPKTNVAVLVGTSLNPSKVRRPVNFPGITIRTLWGEMAAQLAEHAGNPKLYDLIRDADKASVPPGSETLAELFDACGPCLVLIDELVAYARKIYGVSGLVSGSFEAVLTFVQELTEAARRSKNSLVVASIPESDIEIGGEAGKIALEVIEHTFGRMESIWKPVGAEEGFEIVRRRLFLPVQDKAAMNEVCRAFSEMYRESGTDFPSECKELAYFERLKSCYPIHPEVFDRLYNDWATLERFQKTRGVLRLMAAAIHDLWIRQDASLLIMPGSIPIDTVTVREELTRYLPEGWNSVIEEDIDGPRSIPYEIDAQNPRFGRYMAARRVARTIFLGSAPSVREQRVRGIEDIRIRLGVVQPGEQIAVFNDALGRMEDKLIHLYTSNQRYWYDLPPNLRRTVEDRAQQISHDELELEIERRLKGFKERADFQGVHSCVSSSLDVPDDQGARLVVLGPAYSHKAGQVDSKAIATAEEILYNRGSSPRLYRNMLAFVAPDRDYLQSLEQETRRYLAWKSVVDDTEALNLDAYQRRQASESLKRSDETVDLRVKEAYCWLLVPTQDGTNPIEWEATRISGGTESHIVKAAKRMRTTEQLILKWSPALLRMELDRWLWRELDYIAIKKLWDCLCSYCYLPRLRDESVLLAAIKEGLGSQEYFAYAKGVTDEGKYLGLSLGDGKINPELNDFLVKPEVAARQLASSTIKVPQEESIRDGSRPTYGASTLGPVMWPGGKEVPVTPPPNEPEKKKQARFYATVQLDSTRIGRDAGRIAEEVVQHLTTIMGARVTVTLEIQAEMPEGLPENVIRTVTENCRTLKFKDYGFEEDE
- a CDS encoding DUF1156 domain-containing protein, whose protein sequence is MAYRKKLIEVALPLEAINKESAREKSIRHGHPSTLHFWRSRKPLATCRAVLFASLVDDPSSRPEEFPTEEDQAKERRRLFRIIEDLVKWENSNNEKVLNTARQEILKSTGGNPPPVLDPFCGGGSIPLEAQRLGLEAHASDLNPVAVLISKALIEIPPRFAGRPPVNPETNRLNVGAEWPGATGLARDIYYYGRWMRDEAERRIGHLYPKVTLPAEYGVGEATVIAWLWARTVKCPNPACGCQMPLTSKFWLSTKKGKEAWIEPIVDPAKKELNYKVHLGKGKPPAGTVNRRGAKCICCGTAVPFEYIRDEGKNGRIGEQMMAIVAEGQHGRIYLSASEKHIAIALQARPSWYPEADLPNNPRDFKTPNYGMKTFSDLFTPRQLTALITFSDLLDEVKELVYQHAIAAGYAADNKTLDEGGTGARAYTEAVATYLALTVDRSADYWSSICSWHSGRETIRNTFARQAIPMTWDFAEANPFSNSTGNFLGASEWITKVVERAPTYNIGKAIQRDATSCVNGVAQALISTDPPYYNNISYADLSDFFYIWLRRSIGSIYPEIFSTLMVPKAQELVATPYRFDGNREKAKEFFEAGLGKAFNRIREKANPDYPLTVYYAFKQSEGEEDENDDEVVASTGWETMLNGLIGAGFTIFGTWPMRSEMSNRPVANGTNALASSIVLVCRPRSPEAGIITRREFTRLLRNELPAALKKLQQGNIAPVDLAQAAIGPGMAIFSRYEKVLEANGEPMPVRTALQIINQELDAYFAAQEGELDPDTRFCIAWFEQFGLKEADYGTADILARAKNTVVERLQEKGMLEAVKGKVRLLKREEIAPEWSSEKGECVWLCAQYLVRLLNTAGEIAAARLAHQMGSERSEAAKSLAYRLYTISERNGWTEEALAYNTLVVSWPDIQNKVAEFAASPAEQLNLFR
- a CDS encoding AlbA family DNA-binding domain-containing protein, with amino-acid sequence MNERLFVKLLYYPEQEITIEDVKQFCLGSSENDRVEYKRWHDKFDVEKLVQRIVAMANTDGGLIFIGVVEEKDTGGRRDYAGGIEGIPLKEANSLKQSIEARCFNLTTPKWIPEILHISGLESEKSVLLIRIDPDKIERPLLFNEKNKLIGPFYSQRNRVSPTFLGRNVKNS